The window CGAAAGCTCAGCTGTATTCACCGTGACCTCTGGATCAACAGGGGGTTCGTAAGGCGCACTAATGCCCGTAAACTCCTTAATCTCTCCAGCCCTCGCTTTTTTGTATAAGCCTTTCGTATCGCGTTCTTCACAGACTTCAAGCGGGCACTCCACGAAAACTTCAACGAATCTACCTGCAGCAATCAACTCTCTTGCCTGATCTCTATCGGCGCGATAGGGCGAAATGAAGGCTGTCATAACGATGGTGCCGGCATCTGCAAAAAGTTTCGCCACTTCACCGATGCGTCGGATGTTTTCCTCGCGATCTTCGGGTGAGAAACCCAGATTCTTATTCAAGCCATGGCGGACGTTGTCGCCGTCCAAGACGTAGGTGTGATGCTGTTGTTGATGTAATACCTGTTCAACGGCGTTTGCTAACGTCGATTTACCTGAACCGGAGAGACCTGTAAACCAGATCACACAGCCTTTCTGATT of the Candidatus Poribacteria bacterium genome contains:
- the cysC gene encoding adenylyl-sulfate kinase translates to MAQQKATNITWHDASVTAEDREKLLNQKGCVIWFTGLSGSGKSTLANAVEQVLHQQQHHTYVLDGDNVRHGLNKNLGFSPEDREENIRRIGEVAKLFADAGTIVMTAFISPYRADRDQARELIAAGRFVEVFVECPLEVCEERDTKGLYKKARAGEIKEFTGISAPYEPPVDPEVTVNTAELSLEESAQVVVSSLVKAGLVPSGN